In Nostoc sp. CENA543, a single genomic region encodes these proteins:
- a CDS encoding RNA-binding protein, producing MSIYVGNLAYSVTQDDLTKVFSEYGTVTRVQLPTDRETGRVRGFGFVEMETSDAEDAAIQALDGAEWMGRVMKVNKARPKEDKGARSGGGGWGRNNGGYSRQY from the coding sequence ATGTCAATTTACGTAGGGAACTTAGCCTACAGCGTCACTCAAGACGACCTAACTAAAGTATTTTCTGAATACGGAACAGTTACACGCGTGCAGTTACCTACAGATCGGGAAACTGGGCGCGTTCGTGGCTTTGGTTTCGTAGAAATGGAAACATCAGATGCGGAAGACGCTGCTATTCAAGCCCTAGATGGTGCTGAATGGATGGGTCGTGTAATGAAAGTTAATAAAGCTCGTCCCAAAGAGGACAAAGGCGCACGCTCTGGTGGCGGCGGCTGGGGAAGAAATAACGGTGGATACTCACGACAATATTAA